Proteins encoded together in one Chitinophaga sp. LS1 window:
- a CDS encoding transglutaminase family protein has product MPIFRIHHITRYEYERPVKESVNEIKIFPSQCPGQEVLQHDLSITGHPDVQTFTDYFGNKTGGFNILAAHKLLKIESKLLVRTTATSQLQLNFHSGFEQLKDEVLGDLQLLEMARTASIEAQDVINDIQKSIFAQGKSVAAVTEHCSEYIFRHFKYIKGITNIETTVDEILHHKAGVCQDFAHLMLQILRSCQIPCRYVSGYICPNKDGLRGEGATHAWVEVYIPGTGWAGIDPTNNVWVTNKHVKLAVGRDFRDCTPVKGTFKGPAKQQLSVFVAVGYEDGYVFEELNNVHLQDQQEHTQKEESEGAGQQ; this is encoded by the coding sequence ATGCCTATTTTCAGAATTCATCATATTACAAGGTACGAATACGAAAGACCGGTCAAAGAAAGTGTGAACGAGATCAAGATCTTCCCTTCACAGTGTCCGGGACAGGAAGTTTTGCAGCATGATCTGTCTATTACCGGGCATCCGGATGTACAGACATTTACGGATTACTTTGGGAATAAGACCGGCGGGTTCAACATACTGGCTGCACACAAGTTGCTCAAGATAGAAAGCAAATTACTGGTAAGGACTACCGCTACTTCGCAATTGCAGTTGAATTTCCATTCAGGGTTTGAGCAATTGAAAGATGAGGTACTGGGAGATTTACAATTGCTAGAGATGGCAAGGACTGCGTCTATTGAGGCACAGGATGTGATCAACGATATCCAGAAATCGATCTTTGCCCAGGGGAAAAGTGTAGCGGCAGTAACAGAACATTGTAGTGAATATATCTTCAGACATTTCAAATACATCAAAGGGATTACAAATATCGAAACCACGGTTGATGAAATTTTGCACCACAAGGCAGGTGTGTGCCAGGATTTTGCACACCTGATGCTGCAGATATTGAGAAGTTGCCAGATCCCATGCAGGTATGTGAGCGGTTATATTTGTCCGAATAAGGATGGATTAAGAGGTGAAGGAGCTACGCATGCGTGGGTAGAGGTATATATACCCGGAACAGGATGGGCGGGGATTGATCCGACCAATAATGTATGGGTAACCAATAAGCATGTGAAATTAGCGGTGGGCAGGGATTTTAGAGATTGTACACCTGTAAAGGGAACTTTTAAAGGACCAGCTAAACAGCAGCTATCTGTATTTGTGGCTGTGGGGTATGAAGATGGGTATGTATTTGAGGAGTTGAATAATGTACATCTACAGGACCAACAGGAGCATACGCAGAAGGAAGAAAGCGAAGGCGCAGGCCAACAGTAG
- a CDS encoding APC family permease: MSDQPKSFKRSFGLLDATMIVAGSMIGSGIFLVSADITRNVGSAGWLILIWVITAVLTITAAVSYGELSAMFPHAGGQYVYLKEAFNDLTGFLFGWSFFTVIQAGTIAAVGVAFARFTAFRFPILSETHILADLGFVKISAAQVTSILLIIFLTFVNTRGVREGKLIQTIFTLTKIVALLALIVFGCFAANKQVWDANWQSGFGFNKLEPAQLVSYSGFAVLGAIAASMVGGLFSSDSWNNVTFIAGEIKNPEKNIGRSLFFGTLLVTMIYIATNLIYLAVLPLREIAFAENDRVGVAAAVRIFGNNGTVIIAVLLMVSTFGCVNGLILSGARVCFTMAKDGLFFKQMGLLNKNAVPGKALWSQCIWASLLCLSGRYGQLLDYVIFVVLIFYILTIAGIFRLRRTRPEMERPYKAFGYPFIPMMYIIAATIICLSLLVYKWENTWPGLLIVLLGIPAYYLFGTKKMALA, encoded by the coding sequence ATGTCAGATCAACCAAAATCATTTAAACGTTCATTTGGCCTGCTCGATGCTACAATGATCGTAGCAGGATCCATGATCGGCTCCGGGATCTTTCTCGTGAGTGCCGATATCACCCGCAATGTAGGCTCGGCCGGCTGGCTGATACTGATATGGGTTATTACAGCGGTACTCACCATTACGGCGGCTGTGAGTTATGGTGAGCTCAGTGCAATGTTTCCTCATGCTGGCGGACAGTATGTATACCTGAAAGAAGCTTTCAATGACCTGACAGGGTTCCTGTTCGGATGGAGTTTCTTTACAGTGATACAGGCGGGTACGATTGCAGCAGTAGGTGTAGCGTTTGCAAGGTTCACAGCCTTTCGGTTTCCCATATTGAGTGAGACGCATATACTGGCAGATCTGGGGTTTGTAAAAATCTCGGCTGCACAGGTCACGTCTATTCTGCTGATCATCTTTCTCACCTTTGTGAATACGCGGGGGGTGAGAGAGGGGAAGTTAATTCAAACGATCTTTACATTGACAAAGATTGTCGCATTGCTGGCACTGATCGTATTTGGCTGCTTTGCAGCAAATAAGCAGGTGTGGGATGCGAACTGGCAGAGCGGGTTTGGGTTTAATAAGCTGGAGCCTGCGCAGCTGGTGTCTTATTCCGGATTTGCGGTGTTGGGAGCCATAGCGGCGAGTATGGTAGGCGGGTTGTTTAGTAGTGATAGCTGGAATAATGTGACCTTTATAGCTGGGGAGATTAAAAACCCTGAGAAGAATATCGGGCGCAGTTTGTTCTTTGGTACATTGCTGGTCACGATGATTTACATTGCCACTAACCTGATTTACCTGGCAGTACTGCCTTTGCGCGAAATTGCATTTGCAGAGAATGATAGGGTAGGGGTGGCGGCGGCCGTACGCATCTTTGGAAATAATGGTACGGTGATTATAGCTGTGTTGCTGATGGTGTCTACGTTTGGGTGTGTGAATGGGTTGATATTGTCAGGAGCGAGGGTGTGTTTTACCATGGCAAAGGATGGGTTGTTTTTTAAGCAAATGGGGTTGTTGAATAAGAATGCGGTGCCGGGGAAGGCGTTGTGGAGTCAATGTATATGGGCTTCCTTATTGTGTTTGAGTGGGCGGTATGGGCAGCTGCTGGATTATGTGATCTTTGTGGTGTTGATCTTTTATATTCTTACGATAGCGGGGATATTCAGGTTGAGGCGTACAAGGCCGGAAATGGAAAGGCCGTATAAGGCGTTTGGGTATCCGTTTATTCCTATGATGTATATTATAGCAGCGACGATTATTTGTTTGTCATTGCTGGTGTATAAGTGGGAGAATACCTGGCCGGGATTGTTGATTGTGTTGTTGGGGATTCCTGCGTATTATCTTTTTGGAACTAAAAAAATGGCGCTTGCTTAG
- a CDS encoding aldehyde dehydrogenase (NADP(+)) has protein sequence MQIQKIMQQSAQAFETYRQVTPAVRAALLETIATELEAQRAIMVETAGEETNLPAARLNGELTRTTNQLKLFADLIKEGSWVEAVIDSARPENTPARPDLRRMLLPIGPVVVFGASNFPFAFSTAGGDTASALAAGATVVVKGHPAHPRTSLLAYQAIASAIEKTDLPAHTVQHVADEGYETGKALVMDPATTGVAFTGSFNGGKALLQYAAQRETPIPVFAEMGSVNPVVFYQDALLTQGPQLAQTFAASITLGMGQFCTNPGLLLGIQSDALDNFAHMLGGAIAASSPAKMLHAGIHAAYVKGRASVLSLEAVTLVGQTAEPAETEAWPAVARTTGAEFLQNPHLAEELFGPYSLLVSCADEEELGKVLRSLKGQLTTTVVGTDKDTTIYKSLIALQATLAGRIILNNAPTGVEVCAAMVHGGPYPATTDSRFTSVGTSAIRRWVRPVCFQNFSDSMLPDALKKSNPLGIWRLVDNEFTR, from the coding sequence ATGCAGATACAAAAGATCATGCAGCAGTCCGCACAGGCCTTTGAAACGTACAGACAGGTGACCCCTGCTGTACGTGCTGCATTACTGGAAACCATCGCTACTGAGCTGGAAGCGCAAAGAGCAATCATGGTTGAGACAGCCGGCGAAGAAACCAATCTGCCTGCTGCCCGTCTCAATGGTGAACTGACCCGCACCACCAATCAGTTAAAATTATTTGCTGACCTGATCAAAGAAGGTAGCTGGGTAGAAGCTGTCATCGATTCTGCCAGACCAGAAAATACCCCTGCCAGACCCGATCTGCGCAGGATGTTATTGCCTATAGGCCCTGTAGTCGTATTCGGCGCCAGCAATTTCCCTTTTGCATTTTCTACTGCCGGTGGTGATACCGCCAGTGCCCTCGCCGCCGGTGCAACCGTGGTTGTGAAAGGTCATCCTGCACATCCACGCACTTCTTTACTGGCCTACCAGGCCATTGCCAGTGCCATTGAAAAGACAGACCTCCCTGCGCATACCGTGCAGCATGTAGCCGACGAAGGCTATGAAACAGGCAAGGCATTGGTCATGGATCCTGCTACTACCGGTGTGGCATTCACAGGTTCTTTCAATGGAGGTAAAGCGTTATTACAATACGCTGCACAAAGAGAAACCCCCATCCCTGTCTTTGCAGAAATGGGCAGTGTGAACCCCGTTGTATTCTACCAGGATGCATTGCTCACACAGGGACCACAACTGGCACAAACCTTTGCTGCAAGTATTACCCTCGGTATGGGACAGTTTTGTACCAACCCCGGTTTGTTGCTCGGTATACAAAGCGATGCATTGGACAACTTCGCACATATGTTAGGCGGTGCAATAGCTGCCAGTTCACCTGCAAAGATGTTGCACGCAGGTATCCATGCGGCCTATGTAAAAGGACGTGCCAGCGTACTCTCACTGGAAGCGGTTACGCTGGTCGGACAAACAGCCGAACCTGCTGAAACAGAAGCCTGGCCTGCCGTAGCGCGCACGACGGGGGCTGAGTTTTTACAAAACCCTCACCTGGCAGAAGAACTCTTTGGCCCGTATTCATTACTGGTATCCTGTGCCGATGAAGAAGAACTGGGGAAAGTACTGAGAAGCCTGAAAGGACAACTCACCACTACAGTGGTCGGTACAGATAAGGATACGACTATTTACAAATCACTGATTGCATTGCAGGCCACTTTAGCAGGCAGGATAATATTGAACAATGCCCCTACCGGCGTGGAAGTATGTGCTGCAATGGTGCATGGTGGCCCTTATCCGGCTACGACAGATAGTCGCTTTACCAGTGTGGGTACCAGTGCCATTCGCCGCTGGGTAAGACCTGTATGTTTTCAGAACTTTTCAGATAGTATGTTGCCCGATGCATTAAAAAAATCAAACCCGTTAGGAATATGGAGACTGGTCGATAACGAATTTACCAGATAA
- a CDS encoding AraC family transcriptional regulator yields the protein MKVLQFTIPVPLDKSIIVQKDVLPFFYPHLHRHHEIQMSWIQQGEGTLVADNNMHAFRPNDIFWLGANQPHIFKSEASYFQPKSRKKIVALAIFFNPNGDLSSLFNLPETKLLKNFISQSQSGFKVPDAHKAEVSSKMMQITNSSGTDQLLQFVDLLKQLSGYADMTPLATAQKTQLVSEHEGIRIGNIYNYIMQNYDKPITLEDAAKQAHMTPQAFCRFFKKHTLHTFVSFLNEVRINEACKKLTDGAFDNIATVAYTCGFNSITNFNRVFKTVTTQSPSDYMTSYFQSV from the coding sequence ATGAAAGTGTTACAGTTTACTATACCTGTTCCGCTGGACAAATCGATCATTGTTCAAAAAGACGTTTTGCCTTTTTTCTATCCACACTTACACAGACATCATGAGATCCAGATGAGCTGGATTCAACAGGGAGAAGGCACCCTGGTAGCGGATAATAATATGCATGCGTTCCGGCCGAATGATATATTCTGGCTGGGGGCAAATCAACCGCATATCTTTAAGAGTGAGGCGTCGTATTTTCAGCCTAAAAGCAGGAAGAAGATCGTGGCGCTGGCGATATTCTTTAATCCGAATGGAGATCTGTCTTCGTTGTTTAATTTGCCGGAGACGAAGTTGCTGAAGAACTTTATTTCGCAGAGCCAGTCAGGGTTTAAGGTGCCAGATGCCCATAAGGCGGAGGTGAGTAGTAAGATGATGCAGATTACGAATAGTAGTGGCACGGATCAGTTGTTGCAGTTTGTAGATCTGTTAAAGCAATTATCCGGGTATGCGGATATGACGCCACTGGCTACGGCACAGAAGACGCAGCTGGTGAGTGAGCATGAGGGGATCAGGATCGGGAATATCTATAATTATATTATGCAGAATTATGATAAGCCGATCACGCTGGAAGATGCGGCGAAGCAGGCGCATATGACACCACAGGCTTTTTGCAGGTTCTTCAAGAAGCATACGCTGCATACGTTTGTTTCATTTTTGAATGAGGTGAGGATTAATGAGGCGTGTAAGAAGCTGACGGATGGGGCGTTTGATAATATTGCGACGGTGGCGTATACGTGTGGGTTTAATAGTATTACGAATTTCAACAGGGTGTTTAAGACGGTGACGACGCAGTCGCCGAGTGATTATATGACGAGTTATTTTCAGAGTGTATGA
- a CDS encoding alpha-E domain-containing protein, translating to MLSRIADSLFWLARYMERAEGLLRVTSTHYLLSLDKDVNGALTWQSVLETFTTATPAEIEATKDQTADALKLLLTSNSNSNSLKVIISKARENARGIQDYITKEVWEEVNSFYHLINQPTLDKRLASYEAADMLDMFTRHSVLYTGITDITMARGTGWAFMNLGKYIERCFETIVLTNKHYQINHYKIHESKDIMQWRQLLMSLSGYELHLKTYRSSADNHDVLHQVLFNEDFPHSVVYSLGRIDRHLQDVTKRNFSEENAALMRCFGRLYSKVKHTDLETLNNHTLHPYMEDLRGEVQHFTRMLGQQFFSYA from the coding sequence ATGCTAAGTAGGATTGCGGATTCACTATTCTGGCTGGCCCGTTATATGGAAAGGGCCGAAGGTTTACTAAGAGTTACCTCTACACATTATCTCCTTTCTCTCGACAAAGATGTAAATGGTGCGCTCACCTGGCAATCGGTACTTGAGACCTTCACCACCGCTACTCCAGCAGAGATTGAAGCGACAAAAGATCAAACTGCGGATGCGTTGAAACTGTTGCTCACCAGCAACAGCAACTCCAATTCATTGAAAGTGATCATCAGCAAGGCAAGGGAGAATGCGAGAGGTATACAGGATTATATTACCAAAGAAGTATGGGAGGAAGTAAATTCCTTTTATCACCTCATCAATCAGCCTACGCTCGATAAACGGTTAGCCAGCTATGAAGCAGCAGATATGCTGGACATGTTCACAAGACATAGTGTCTTGTATACAGGCATTACTGATATCACCATGGCACGGGGCACGGGCTGGGCGTTTATGAATCTTGGAAAATACATTGAACGGTGTTTTGAGACCATCGTGCTGACAAATAAACACTACCAGATCAATCATTACAAGATCCATGAAAGCAAGGACATCATGCAATGGCGACAATTGCTCATGTCCCTTTCCGGATATGAATTACATTTGAAGACATACCGGTCTTCTGCGGATAATCACGATGTATTGCACCAGGTATTGTTCAACGAAGACTTCCCGCATTCGGTAGTGTATTCCTTAGGACGCATTGACCGGCATTTGCAGGATGTAACAAAGCGCAATTTCTCGGAAGAAAACGCTGCATTGATGCGTTGTTTCGGACGATTGTACAGTAAGGTAAAACATACTGACCTCGAAACACTGAACAATCATACCTTACATCCTTATATGGAAGACCTGCGGGGCGAAGTACAGCACTTTACCAGAATGCTGGGTCAACAATTTTTTTCTTACGCATAA
- a CDS encoding dihydrodipicolinate synthase family protein, which yields MAIEWKGIFPAFTTKFTPSDELDLSLFGKNLDAQVAAGIDGVILGGSLGEASTISIAEKETLTKYAVEKVQGKIPVVLNIAEGATADAVKQAAAAAKWGAKGLMLLPPMRYKSDEKETATYFKTVAASTDLPIMIYNNPVDYKIEVTLDIFEQLSAFPNVQAVKESTRDVSNVTRMINRFGDRFKILCGVDTLAMEEIMLGADGWVGGLVCAFPEETVAIYRLTKAGRIQEALAIYRWFLPLLELDLHPKLVQYIKLAEQLVGLGSETVRAPRLPLEGTEREKILAVINTALANKPKLPVY from the coding sequence ATGGCTATTGAATGGAAAGGAATATTTCCTGCATTTACCACCAAGTTTACACCATCAGATGAACTTGACCTATCTCTGTTTGGCAAAAATCTGGATGCACAGGTAGCAGCCGGAATTGACGGCGTGATCCTCGGTGGTTCACTGGGTGAGGCCAGTACCATCAGCATCGCTGAAAAAGAAACCCTCACAAAATATGCAGTTGAAAAGGTGCAGGGAAAGATCCCGGTGGTACTCAACATTGCAGAAGGCGCTACCGCCGATGCCGTAAAACAGGCAGCAGCTGCTGCTAAATGGGGTGCAAAAGGCCTGATGCTGCTGCCACCCATGCGTTATAAAAGCGATGAAAAAGAAACCGCTACTTACTTCAAAACCGTAGCCGCATCCACTGACCTGCCGATTATGATCTATAACAATCCCGTTGATTATAAGATCGAAGTAACCCTTGATATTTTTGAACAATTAAGCGCATTTCCAAACGTACAGGCTGTTAAAGAATCTACCAGAGACGTCTCTAATGTGACCCGTATGATCAATCGGTTTGGCGATCGCTTCAAAATACTCTGTGGGGTAGATACGTTAGCTATGGAAGAGATCATGCTGGGTGCCGATGGTTGGGTAGGAGGACTGGTATGTGCCTTCCCTGAAGAGACGGTGGCAATATACCGCCTCACCAAAGCTGGCAGGATACAGGAAGCCCTCGCTATCTATCGCTGGTTCCTGCCTTTGCTTGAATTGGATTTACACCCTAAATTAGTGCAGTATATTAAACTGGCTGAGCAACTGGTAGGTCTGGGTTCCGAAACAGTCAGGGCACCCCGCCTGCCATTGGAAGGAACGGAAAGAGAAAAAATTCTCGCTGTGATCAATACCGCGCTGGCCAACAAACCGAAGTTGCCCGTATATTAA